In Thermosulfurimonas sp. F29, the sequence GGGAGGTCCTCCCCCGGGATCGGGGGCTGGGAAGTCTGGTGAAGGACATCCAGATCGACTTTTCCTCGGGGAGCCTGGACACCACCGACATACCTACGGACCTGGCCATCAACGGAAGGGGCTTTTTCGTGGTCTCCGACGGCAACCAGGTCTTTTACACCCGGGACGGTCAGTTCACCCTGGAGGACACCGGACAGGGCACCCTGAGAATGATCACTCCCCTGGGCTTGAGTCTCCTCGGGGCCGCTCCCGACGCCACCAATCCCGGTCTGACCACCCTTTCCCCGATAGAGATCCCTCAGAGCATACCCGGCAAGGCCACCGAAACCCTCACGCTGGAAATGAACCTGGACGCCCGGAAGGAGCGGGAAACCACCTCCAGGAGTCTCCTCGAAGCCTGGGACGCCACCCGGGCCGGGGAGCCGATTTCCCCTCAGGATTACGAATTCGTGACCTCGGTGGAGGTTTACGATCCCACGGGGGTATCCCACCTTCTTAACCTTTACTTCGACACCACGGACCAGAACAATCAATACGAGGTACTGGTGGCCCTGGCGGATCCCGCGGAGGATCAGCGTGGGACCGGTCGCTATCAGGGAGCCCTTCTGTGGGGCACCCTCAACTTCGGAGCCAGCGGTGAGATCACCTCCGCGGAATTTTACGATGTTGATCCGGCGGGCGGGCGCTCTGCGACCCCACAGGATCTCACCACCCTGGGGCGCCCCCGCTTTACCCTGAACCTTACCGGGGCTCCCCAGACCGTCACGCTGGACCTGGGGTTCTATTATCAGGGGACCGACCTCGTCCGCACCCCCCACTCCGTTCACCTCTACGGCGCCCCTTTCGCCGTCTATTACCAGAACCAGGACGGCTATCCCCCGGGGGTCTTCGACCGGGTGGAGATAGACGGCGAAGGACTGGTGAGGGCCCATTACACCAATCAGCAGACCCAGGAGGTGGCCCGCATCTTTCTGGCCGACTTCACGGGTCTGGAGGATTCCCTCACTAGAGCCGGAGGAAACCTCTTCCGGGCCCGCTCGGAGGCCACTCCGCGGATCTTCTCCCCGGGAAGGATGGCGCCGGGAGGTCTTAGATCCGGGGCTCTCGAGGGCTCCAATGTGGATCTGGCCGAGGAAATGATCCGGCTCATTACCCTTCAGCGGGCCTTTCAGTCGAACGCGCGGGTCATCACCACCGCGGACCAGATGCTGGAGGACTTCCTGCGGGCCCGCTAAAAAAATCCCCCCTCCCTCCGGGAGGGGGCCAGGGGGAGGGGGAAAATGAAGTTTTTTGGAAAATAACCGAAAATTATAGGAAGGAGGGATAGGCCATGGCACTTACGGACGCCCTTTTCACCGGAACGAGCGGATTGAAAAGCCTGGGGCACGGGATGAGCGTGGTCGGTGATAATGTGGCCAACCTCAACACCACGGCCTTTAAGGGGGCCCGGGTCACCTTCCAGGATGTGATGGCCCAGAGCATTAACACCGCGAGCGGTTCGGGACAGCTCGGCCGGGGAGCCACGGTCCAGGCCCTCTACCCCACCTTCGGGCAGGGCTCCTTCGAATCCACCGCCAGCCCCACGGATCTGGCCATCGCCGGAAACGGATTCTTCATGGTGAAGGAACCGGGGTCCACCGGAAATGTGTTTTACACCCGGGACGGCCAGTTCACCGTGGACAAGAACGGCTACCTGGTGAACCCGGCGGGCTTTCGGGTACAGGGCTGGCAGATAGACGAAAATACCGGGGACATCACCGGGGCCATCACCGACATCCGGATCGATCGGACCTCCTCCCCCGTGGCCACCTCTAAGATAGATGTCATCACCAATCTCGACGCCCGGGAGGAACTGGAGAGTATCATAGTAAATCTCAACGGAGATGTGGATGATGGGAACACGGTTAACACTACTTTTGTAATTAGGGATGTGAACGGTGTGGATCACAAAATCTATGTGGAACTTACCTACAATGCCACCCTTAACAAGTGGGATTACACCTTCAGGGAAAACGGCCCTTCCGGAGCCGTGCTGGCTCAGGGAACCGGGGTAACGAGTACCCGGGCCACCCTTCAACTCCCCGATACTAAAGAAAATGTTATAATCGACTGGAGCGCCCTCACTCATACTTCTTCCCCGGACAGCCTTTCAGCCCCCGGCCGGGAGGGGAGAGTGGAAATAAGTTTGAGCGGGGGGGCCAACGACTACCTTCAGAATGACACCTGGGTCTATAGGGATTTCACCGTTAAAGATGCCAACGGTACGGATCGTAATTTGAGAATATGGCTCTATTACGACAGCGGGGATAGTCGGTGGGATTACTATGTAGTAGAAAATCCGACCACCCCGGCTCCGGCGGATCCCACCGGAGAGGGAGGCACCATCCTGGCCCAGGGAACCAATGTGGCCGACACCTCGGCCTGGTTCTTCCTGGACGGAACCACCCAGATGGTAACCATAGACTGGTCGCAGGTGCCTACTTCCGGAACCGGGACGGCGGTAACCACTCTGGCGGACACCGAATATCCCCTTCAGGAGATCCCGACCCTATTCGATCGCTGGGATGCCCGCAATGAAACCCCTCTAGCCTCCACCGAATATACTTACCGCACCACCCTTACCATCTACGATTCCCTGGGCACCCCTCACGAGATCACCATCTATTACGACACCACCACCCGGGACAACACCTACGAATTTCTGGTCACCTGCAATCCGAGCGAGGATCAGAGAGATTTCGTAAGAGATACTGATCCTATGCAGTGGACCACCGAGGAGGGCAATATCACCGTTACCCGAGAAGTTCAATCAGGTAACACTTTTGCGCAAAGCAAACGGGGAGTACTTATGTACGGCCGTCTCGCTTTCGACAATCAGGGAAATGTAAAAGTGTTTTACGAAACCTATCGCCTGGATGCCAATACCGGAGCTCCGGTCAGGATTATTAACACCAGCGGTGTGCCGGTGGCCGATCCCACCGATGGCTTTGAAGCCACCGGAGCCAACGGTTATCCCCTGCTGATTGCAGACTTTTTGGGTATAGATCTGGTGGACAACCGTCCCGCCGGTTCCGAACAGGATCAGGGGGCCAACGCCAAGGCCCTCCAGCAGATCGAACTAAACTTCGGCTACTATTACAAGGACTCCTGGCGCTCGGAATCCGTGCGCACCACCCAGTACGCCACCAGCAACTCCACCATTTTTTACGACCAGAACGGATTCGGTCCGGGCTCCCTGGAGTCCCTCTCCGTGGACACCGACGGGGTGATCACCGGGCACTACTCGAACGGCCGGGTCATCCCCCTCTGGATGGTGGCGCTGGCCAACTTCAACGCACCGGAAAGGCTCGACAAAGTGGGCGGGAACCTATTCAGGGAGACCACCGGTTCCGGCCCCCCCATTACCGGAAAACCCCGTACCAACGGGCTGGGATCCATCGCCCCCAACAGCCTGGAGCAGTCCAATGTGGACCTGGGTGAACAGTTCGTGAAGATGATCATCTTCCAGAGGGGCTTCCAGGCCGACGCCCGCATCATCACCGTCACCGACACCATGCTCGACGAGCTCATCAACCTCAAGCGGTAAAAATATTAGGATCTGATCTGCGGGTTTTACGGGCGAGGGGGTTTACCCCTCGCCCGTTTGTTATTATTCTGGGCTCTGAAAGATGCAAACGGAAAATCAGAACCTCGAAGCCCTGGTGGAAAGGATCCTTGAGGCCAGACTGAGCTCCCTGGTGGCCCGGGCGGTGGAGGAAGATGTTCGCCGCAACGAGGAGCGGGCCCGGGAGTTCTCCCTCCTCGAGCGGATCGTTCGGGTGGAGGAGGAACTCAGGGCCCTGCGGGAGATCCAGATCTCCATTCTTCGCGAAATAAACAGTCGCTTCGAGCCCATCGACCTCTCCTAAATCCCTTCGCGAAGTAAATAACTCCTGTTATACTGTACCTGATGCTTACCCGGCATGAAGAAGTAGAAAAAATCGTGAGAGATATTCTTCCCCGGATCCTCCGGGAACATCCCGAGGTGCGCTTCGAGATAGAGAAAATTCTGCGGGAAACGGCTCTTCCCCGAGATGAGGCCGAAAGCCGGTTCGAAAAACTCCTGAAAGAAATCCGGGACATTCGGGAAGAGACCCGGCGCATCTGGAAGTATCTGCAGGAAAGGGAGGACAGGTGGGAGGAAAAACTGGAGGCCCAGAATCGCGCCTGGGAGAAAAGATTCCAGGAGCAACAAAAAGCCTGGGAAAGGAAATTCCAGGAGGAACAAAAAGCCTGGGAAAGGAAATTCCAGGAGGAACAAAAAGCCTGGGAAAGGAAATTCCAGGAGGAACAAAAAGCCTGGGAGAAAAGATTCCAGGAGCAACAAAAATTGTGGGAGAAAAAATTCGAGGAAGAGCAGAGGGCCTGGCGGCAACAGCTCGAAGAATATAATCGCCGATGGGACGAAAGGTTTAAGGAGTTCTGGAACCGGGTGGAAAGAACCCTCGGAGGCCTGGGAGCGCGATGGGGCCTGCAGTCCGAGGAGGCCTTCAGAGCCGGTATGCAGAAGGTCCTCCAGTCCCTTACGAATTACCGGGTCTCCAGATACCTGGCTTACGACGAAAAAGGTGAGGTCTTCGGACACCCTGATCAGGTGGAGCTGGATGTAGTGATCAGGAACGGTGAGGTGTGGGTAATCGAAATCAAGTCCTCGGTGAGCAAGGCCGACCTTTACGCCTTCGAAAGAAAGGTACGTTTCTATGAAAAACGGGAAGGACGAAGGGTGGACCGCAAGATCATTGTTTCCCCCATGGTGGATCCCAGAGCCCTGCCGCTGCTGCCCACCCTGGGTATAGAGGTGGTCCCGGATGCCGCGGATCTCGGGGAAATAAAGGAATAATACTAATGGAAAAATACTTCGAGGCCATGAAAAAGCGTCTCTCCTCTCTTCGGTGGTTCATGGGGGCAGGATTCTCCCTTCTAGCCATTCTGATCACTCTCCTCAACCTTTTTGCGAGATGAACCGGTGGCCGGCCGCAAGACCGCAGATCCGGGAAAAAGAATAGTAGAAGCCCTGAAAAAGGCTGGAAGACCCCTTCTGTTGCGAGAAATTTATCACCTCCTCGGCATTCCCAAGACCGAAAGACCCGCTTTCAGGCGCCTCGTAAAGCGCCTGGTTCGCGAGGGAGTCCTGATCCACATAAAGGGGCGCCGATACGGGCTTCCGGAACAAATGCAGCTGGTCACCGGGCGCCTGGCCGTCCACCCTGATGGCTACGCCTTCGTGAACCCGGAAGACGAAAAGGCCCCTTCGGTCTTCATTCCCCCGGGGCGGCTCAAGGGGGCCCTGGACGGCGACCTGGTGGTGGCCCGCATCGAACGCCGCACCAGAAAAGGTCCCGAGGGTTCAATTATAAGGATACTGGAACGACGCCGCAAAAAGATCGTGGGCTTCTTTTACCGTAGCCGCCGCGTCTCCACCGTCGTTCCCGAGGACGAACGGCTCCCCATCGAGATCCTGATTCCACCGGACCAGACCCGGGGGGCCGAGGACGGCGACCTGGTGGTGGCCGAGATCACCGACTTTTCCCCGGGGCGTCGTATCCCCGAGGGCCGTATCGTGGCCGTGCTGGGGGACCCGGAGGATCTCTCCACCCAGGCCAGGGCCGTTATCTACAACTACGATCTTCCTCACCGCTGGAACCGTCGGGTGCGCAAGGCCCTGGAAGACATACCCGAAGAGGTGCGCCCGGAGGACAAAGCGGGACGCAGGGACCTCACCCGGGTGCCGCTGGTGACCATCGACGGGGAGAACGCCCGGGACTTCGACGACGCCATCTGTGTGCGCAGGACCCGCACGGGCTACAAGCTCTATGTGGCCATCGCCGATGTCTCGCACTATGTTCCGCCCGGATCTCCCCTGGATCAGGAAGCCTATCTCCGGGGCACCAGCGTTTACTTCCCGAACATGGTGGTACCCATGTTCCCGGAAAAGCTCTCAAACGGCATCTGCAGTCTCAATCCCCGGGTGGAACGACTGGCCATGACCGTGGAGATAGACTTTGATCGGGAAGGCCGGGTCCGAAGGAGCAGGTTTTATCCCGCGGTCATCTTCAGCCACGCCCGCCTCACCTACACGGAAGTAAAGGCCATGCTGGTGGACCGGGACCGTGAGCTACGCCGCAGGTACAAACCTCTTCTGAGAATGCTTGAGAACGCCGCCGAACTGGCCTTGATCCTTCGGGAAAGGCGTCTTTCCCGGGGAAGCATAGACTTCGACCTTCCCGAACCCGAGGTCCGCCTGGATCTTCAGGGAGCCGTACGCGACATCGTGAGACGGGAAAGACACCTGGCTCACTTCATCATCGAAGAATTCATGATTGCGGCCAACGAGGCCGTGGCTCGTTTTCTCACCGAACGGGGCTACCCCATTCTCTATCGGGTACACGAACCCCCCGAACCCCTGAAATTGAAAGAATTCACGGAATTTGCCCGAAGTCTGGGGCTGGAGCTGGAGGTCCCGGTGGAGCCCGACCCCTCCTGGGTTCAGGAGGTGGTGGAGCTCGCCACCGGAAAACCCTACGCCTATCTGGTAAACACCCTGCTTCTGCGTTCCATGAAACAGGCCCAGTATTCTCCGGAAAACATCGGCCACTTCGGACTGGCTTCCGAATGCTACTGCCACTTCACCTCTCCCATCCGTCGGTATCCCGATCTGGTGGTGCATCGGGCCTTAAAAGCGGCCCTCCGAAAAAAACGCCCGCCCTACTCTTACGAGGAGTTGGTTGAGGTCGGTAAACACCTCTCTCAGCGCGAACGCACGGCCATGGAGGCCGAGCGGGAAATGTTCGAACGGGTGCAGGTGCGTTTCATGCGCGACCATGTGGGGGAAGTTTTCACCGGTATCATCTCGGGAGTGGCGGCCTTCGGATTCTTCGTGGAGCTGGAGGAATACTTCGTTTCCGGTCTGGTGCGGCTGGTGGATCTGCACGACGACTATTACTTCCTGGACGAGAAAAACCACCGGCTGGTGGGACGGCGCACGGGAAAGATGTTCCGTCTCGGGGACAGGGTCCGCGTCCGGGTAAAAGAGGTAAATGTGCGACGCCGTCAGATCACCTTCGAGCTGGTGGAGAAGCTCGCCTGAGCCTTTCCAGAGAATCCCGCAACAGGACGCCGAGTTCCACCTCCCGCAGGTTCTCTCCGTCGAAAAAGACGATCCTTACGGGAGGGGCTTCGGCGTGCTTCAGTCCGGCGAGGACTCGCTCCGCCCCATCAAAGGGCGCCAGAAAGGAAAACGCCCACGCGGAAAAGACCCGCACTCTCTCATCCGGCGAATCGAGAAGGGGAAAAAGATACCCGTGGGCCTCGAGCGCGAGCAGCTCTTCCCTTTTTTTCTGCGCCAGGCGGCCTATTCCCCAAGCCACCCCCCTTTGAGCTGGGGGGTATTCCAGCATGTTGCCGTCGGGACGCAGGTAGGAAACGAGAATGTGGGCGTACTCCTCGGCGAGTCCCCGGTGCCAGAAGAGACACTCCGCCATGGCCTCGGGGGCTCCCCAGGCCATGCCCCCGGATTCCTCGTTGAGCATCCACATGAGGCGCCGGATGACCACCCGGGCCGATTCCAGGTCTTCCCGGGCGATGCGAGCCACCGTGGGTCCGAGACCCGCGATGGCCAGCCAGCGCACCCGCTCGTCCCGGTGACAGAAGGCCCCGATGAGAGGGCTCACCAGCTTCCGGGGAGGAAACCGCTCGAGTTCGCGATATAGAACGGGGAGGTCCGGGGCCCGCTCGAGGAGACCCCAGACCTCCCGCTTGAGTTCCCTAACCCTGGACACCGCAGGCCTCTTTCACCTTGCGGGCAAGAAGGCGCCCGATCTCCTCACACTTCCTGAGGTCCTCTTCCGTGGGAGCGTACTTGACTTTGAAACCCTCGTGCACGATCTCGGTCTTGGTCTCCTCGAAGATCCTGTTGAGGTGTTTCACGGCCTCCCCGCTCCAGCCGTAGGACCCGAAGGCCACTCCGAGCTTTTTCCGGGGCCGCAACCCCTTCATGTAAGTGGTGAAACCGGCCACCGTGGGGAGCAACCCGTTATTGAGGGTGGGCGACCCGAAGGCCAGCCCCTTGGCCTCTAGTACCTCGGCCATGAGCTCGGTTTCGTCGGAGACGGAGAGCTTGAAGAACTCCACCTCCACGCCTTCTTTAAGAACCCCCTGGTAAAGGGCCCGGGCCATCTTCTCCGTGCTGTTCCACATGGTGTCGTAGATGACCAGCACCCGGGGCCTGGCCTCGTACCGGCTCCAGCGGTCGTAAGCCTCAACGATCTCCTTCACATGCCTGCGCCAGATGACCCCGTGATCCGGACAGATCATGTCGAGTTCGAGCTTGAGATCCCGCACCGTCTTGAGCACTTTTTGGACCTGCGGCGAGAAGGGCAGCACGATGTTGGCGTAATACTTGGCCACCTCCTGGAAGAGCTCGCAGAAGTTGGCCTCGTCGTCAAAACGGGTGCTGGTGGCGTAGTGCTCCCCGAAGGCGTCCTGGGAGATGAGGATCCTGTCCTCCGGGATGTAGGAAACCATGCTGTCCGGCCAGTGCACCATGGGGGTCTCCAGGAACTTGATGGTGCGTCGGCCCACCTTGAGCTCGTCTCCGGTCTTGACCTCGACAAAAGGCCAGTCCTCCCGGTGGAAGTACCCGATCATCCCGAGCCGGGCGTTCCGGGTGCAGAAGATCTTCTCCGGTTTTACGGCCTCCACCACCTTGGCTATGGCCCCGCCGTGGTCGGGCTCGATGTGATTGATGACCAGATAGTCGATCTTCTGGGGATCTCCGATGACCTCACGAATGTGGGCCATGAGAGTCTCGAAGAAGGGGGCTTTGACGGTGTCAAAGAGCACGATCTTCTCGTCCACCAGGAGGTAGGAATTGTAGGTGGTGCCCCGATGGGTGGTGTAGCCGTGGAAGTCGCGAACATTCCAGTCCACCGCACCGACCCAGTAAAATCCGTCCTTTATCCTGACCGCGGCCATGCTCTCTCACCTCCTTTCGTTATTCCTCGTAGGGTGCGAATTCGCTCTTGGCGGCTCCGCACACCGGACAGGTCCAGTCGTCGGGAAGATCCTCGAAGGCCGTTCCCGGAGGATACCCCCGATCGGGATCCCCCTGCGCCGGGTCGTAGATGTAACCGCAGACGCTGCACTGATACTTCTTCATAACCCACCTCCCCTAGACCTTACTTTCCCAGAGACCGTGAAGGTTACAGTACTCGAGGGCCACCACCCTTTCGGCCTCCACCGCAAAGAAAGCCTCCGGGGCCTCACCGGGTTTAAGAAACTGAATGTAGGACTTGCCATCGGCCCGAAGCTCGATCCACTGAATGTAGTGCTTCTCCTCCATGGGGTGCGGGACGCTTCCCACCTTCACCTTGTAGCCTCCCTCCACCTTCTCGATCACCGGAACATGTTTCTCCTGGGCCGCATCCACCGTGCCCGGCTCAAGCTTCTCCATGGGCTGGCCGCAGCAGACCAGCTCCCCCCGCCCGGCATTGAGCACCATCACTATGTTGCCACACACATTGCATCGGTAAATCCCTAGCCTCTCCGCCATCCCTAAACCTCCTTTTGTGGATTTTATTTATCTAAAAAATCTAAAATACTAAAATCGACCTGTCAAGTCCAGTTTCAGGAGAGCATCCGGTAGAGGGTCTCCAGTTCCCGGCGGATCTCGGAGAGGACCTTTTCGGCGGAGAGCTCGCGGGAAGAACTCCCGGAAAGGGCCTTCCTGGCCCCGGCGATGGTGTACCCTTCTTCGTAGAGGAGGTGTTTTATACGCCGGAGTAGCGCCAGCTCCTCCGGGCCGTAAAACCGTCGCCCCGCCACCCGCCGGGGCTTGAGCTGCGGAAACTCCTTTTCCCAGTAACGGATCACATGGGGCTCCAGGCCCAGAAGTTCGGCCGCCTCCCTTATGGTGTAATACCTTTCGGGATCATTCTTCCGCATGCAGCAGGGCTTTGAGGGTGGGCGCCGGGCGAAAGATCACCGTACGCGCTCCGGGAATAATAATGGGTTCCCTGGTACGGGGATTCACACCGCGCCGGGGTCTGCGTCGGTGCACCCTGAAGGAACCGAAGTGAAAGATCTTGACCTCCTCCCCCCGCTCAAGGGCCGTCTTTATCTCCTCAAGCAGTACCTCTACCAGACGATACATGCTCCTTTCCGAAAAACCGAACCTCTCGTGAAGCCTGCGGGCCAGATCCCTCTTGGTAATGGTCTTTCCCCGGGACATCTTATCTGGGTCGGGCCTTAAAGGTCTCCAGGATACGCCGGACCGCCTCCTCCTGAACGGCGTTCACCTCGCGGTCCTCCAACGTGCGCTCCGCGGAGCGATAGACGAACCGGAAGGTCACGCTCTTTTCTCCCGGCGGAATGGGATCTCCCCGATACACATCCACCACCTCCACCCTCTCCAGATAAGGAATACCCATCTCCCGCACGAAACGCAAGACCTCTCCGGCGGGAAGATCCTCCCGCACCACCATGGTAAGGTCTCTCACCGTGGCGGGGAAACGGGGAAGGCCCCGATAGACCCTGGGGGACTCCGGAAGCTCGAGAAGCGCGGATAGATCCACCTCCGCCACCCATACCGGCTCCGGAAGCTCGAACCGGGCCCGGAGATAGGTCTTTAGGGCTCCGGCAAACCCCACGGTTCTACCCCGCGCCGCAAGGCTTAAGGAGAGTCCCCTCTTGAGAAAGGGCTCTCCCGAGCCGGGAGTTAGCTCCACCCCCTCAAGCCGCCATTCGCATAGAAGACGCTCCAGCACCCCCTTGAGATCGTAAACATCCGCAGGACGACCCTTATCACCCCAGAACTCCGGCGTAGCCTCCCCCATGATCAGAAACCCTAAGTGCAACCGTTCCTCGGGAAGCTCCCCTCCCCGGGGGAGGAAAACCCGTCCCACTTCAAACACTTTAAGACGATCTATCTCCCGAAAGTAGTTGAAACGGGCGGTCTCGAGAAGCCCCGGAAGAAGCAGCGTGCGCATCACGGACTGGGTCTCGGAAAGGGGATTGGCCAGCCGCAGCGGACGCGCCCGGGGATCCTCCCCGGAAAGCTCGAGGGCCGCGAGCGCCTCCGGAGATATGAAACTGTAATTTATGACCTCGTAAAACCCCAGGGCCCGCAGGACCTCCCGGGTGCGCTCCACGAAGGTGTCCTCCCGGTGCGGCGCCTCCGCCGAGAGCTCCCCCACCGGAAGACTCACCGGAAGACGGTCGTAACCGTACAGGCGGGCCACCTCCTCTATGAGGTCCTCTTCCAGCGAAAGATCGTGCCGGAAGGAGGGCGGCTCGTAGGTCAGAACCTCTCCCCGACCCTCCACCCGTCCTCCCGTACGCTCGAGGACTCGAGCCACCTCCTCGGAGGCCATCTCCACCCGGAGATACCCTTCAAGACGGGAGAGCCGAAGCGTGATCCGGGGGGGGCGATGGGGGCGGGGATAGACATCTATCCTCCCGGGAACCGGAGCCCCCCCGGCGGTCTCCAGGACTAGAGCCGCGGCGCGATCGAGCGCTAGGGGAACCCCCTCGGGATCCACGCCGCGTTCGAACCGATAGGAACTTTCCGTGGAAAGTCTGAGGCCCCGGGCGGTGCGCCGAATGGAGGAGGGGTTGAACCAGGCCGCCTCGAGAAAAACCTCCCCGGTCCCCTCCCCTATCCCGCTTTCCGCCCCGCCCATCACCCCGGCTACGGCCACCGCTCCTTCCTCGTCGGCGATTACCAGAATGTCCCGGGAAAGTTCCCTCTCCTCTCCGTCCAGAGTCCGGAGGCGCTCACCATCCCTGGCCCGACGCACTACTATCCTTCGCCCGCGGATCTTCGACCAGTCGAAGGCGTGCAGGGGCTGTCCAAGCTCCAGCATTACATAATTGGTGACATCCACCAGGTTGTTGATGGGCCGCAAACCGCACATCCAGAGACGGCGGGCCATCTCGAAGGGGGATTCCCTCACCGAAACCCCCCGGATGAGCCGACCGGCATAGCGTCCGCAGAGATCCGGCTCCAGGATCTCCACCCGGGCCTCCCGAAGGATGTCCTCCCCTTCGGGAAGGTCCGGCGGATCCGGAAGATGCACCTCCGTTTCACAGAGAGCCGCCACCTCCCGGGCCACCCCCAGCACCGAGAGACAGTCCCCCCGGTTGGGAGTCACCGCCACCTCAAGCACGGGTTCCGAAAGCGCGAGAGCCCGGTAAAAGGGCTCCCCCGGTTCCGCCTCCGGAGGAAGGACCAGCACCCGATCCCTATCCCCGGCGACCCCCGCCTCGTAGGGAGAAAGGATCATTCCCCGGGAGAGCACCCCGCGAATACGGACCTCCCGGATCCTCTCTCCGGAGAAGGTGACGGCCCCGGGAAGCGCAAGGGCCACCTTGAGCCCCTTTTCAAGCCCCGGAGCCCCGGAAACCACCTCGAATCGTTCCCGACCGTGGGTGACCTCGCAGATTTTTAAGTTTTCGGCTTCGGGATGAGGGGTTACCGAAAGGATCTCCGCCACCACCACCGGCCCCAGTGCTTCGTAGGCCTCCTCCACCCCCTCCACCTCAAGACCTCCCAGGGTGAGGAGTTCGGCCACCTCCTCCGGGGAGAGATCCACCTCAACGAATTCCCTAAGCCAGCTCCAGGGCACCCGCATGTCAGAACTGCTCCAGGAAACGCAGATGGTTCTCGTAAAAAAGTCGTATGTCGTCTATGCCGAACTTGAGCATGGCGATGCGCTCCACCCCCAGACCGAAGGCAAAACCCCGCCACTTCTCGGTATCGTAACCCACCGCCCGAAAAACATGGGGGTGCACCATCCCCGCCCCCAGGATCTCCAGCCATCCGGTCTCCCCGCAGAGCCGACAGCCACCGCCCTTACATATCACGCACTCTATGTCCATCTCCGCACTGGGTTCGGTGAAGGGGAAATAACTGGGACGGAAGCGCACCCGGGTATCCGCTCCGAAAATCTCCCGGGCAAAGTAGGTAAGAAGCCCCTTGAGGTCCGCAAAGCTCACCTCGCGATCCACCAGCAGCCCCTCCACCTGATGGAACATGGGGGTGTGGCGCACATCGGAGTCACACCGGTAAACCTTTCCCGGAGCGATGATCCGGAGAGG encodes:
- the rnr gene encoding ribonuclease R; its protein translation is MAGRKTADPGKRIVEALKKAGRPLLLREIYHLLGIPKTERPAFRRLVKRLVREGVLIHIKGRRYGLPEQMQLVTGRLAVHPDGYAFVNPEDEKAPSVFIPPGRLKGALDGDLVVARIERRTRKGPEGSIIRILERRRKKIVGFFYRSRRVSTVVPEDERLPIEILIPPDQTRGAEDGDLVVAEITDFSPGRRIPEGRIVAVLGDPEDLSTQARAVIYNYDLPHRWNRRVRKALEDIPEEVRPEDKAGRRDLTRVPLVTIDGENARDFDDAICVRRTRTGYKLYVAIADVSHYVPPGSPLDQEAYLRGTSVYFPNMVVPMFPEKLSNGICSLNPRVERLAMTVEIDFDREGRVRRSRFYPAVIFSHARLTYTEVKAMLVDRDRELRRRYKPLLRMLENAAELALILRERRLSRGSIDFDLPEPEVRLDLQGAVRDIVRRERHLAHFIIEEFMIAANEAVARFLTERGYPILYRVHEPPEPLKLKEFTEFARSLGLELEVPVEPDPSWVQEVVELATGKPYAYLVNTLLLRSMKQAQYSPENIGHFGLASECYCHFTSPIRRYPDLVVHRALKAALRKKRPPYSYEELVEVGKHLSQRERTAMEAEREMFERVQVRFMRDHVGEVFTGIISGVAAFGFFVELEEYFVSGLVRLVDLHDDYYFLDEKNHRLVGRRTGKMFRLGDRVRVRVKEVNVRRRQITFELVEKLA
- a CDS encoding PD-(D/E)XK nuclease family protein, translated to MRDILPRILREHPEVRFEIEKILRETALPRDEAESRFEKLLKEIRDIREETRRIWKYLQEREDRWEEKLEAQNRAWEKRFQEQQKAWERKFQEEQKAWERKFQEEQKAWERKFQEEQKAWEKRFQEQQKLWEKKFEEEQRAWRQQLEEYNRRWDERFKEFWNRVERTLGGLGARWGLQSEEAFRAGMQKVLQSLTNYRVSRYLAYDEKGEVFGHPDQVELDVVIRNGEVWVIEIKSSVSKADLYAFERKVRFYEKREGRRVDRKIIVSPMVDPRALPLLPTLGIEVVPDAADLGEIKE
- a CDS encoding flagellar hook-basal body complex protein; this translates as MALTDALFTGTSGLKSLGHGMSVVGDNVANLNTTAFKGARVTFQDVMAQSINTASGSGQLGRGATVQALYPTFGQGSFESTASPTDLAIAGNGFFMVKEPGSTGNVFYTRDGQFTVDKNGYLVNPAGFRVQGWQIDENTGDITGAITDIRIDRTSSPVATSKIDVITNLDAREELESIIVNLNGDVDDGNTVNTTFVIRDVNGVDHKIYVELTYNATLNKWDYTFRENGPSGAVLAQGTGVTSTRATLQLPDTKENVIIDWSALTHTSSPDSLSAPGREGRVEISLSGGANDYLQNDTWVYRDFTVKDANGTDRNLRIWLYYDSGDSRWDYYVVENPTTPAPADPTGEGGTILAQGTNVADTSAWFFLDGTTQMVTIDWSQVPTSGTGTAVTTLADTEYPLQEIPTLFDRWDARNETPLASTEYTYRTTLTIYDSLGTPHEITIYYDTTTRDNTYEFLVTCNPSEDQRDFVRDTDPMQWTTEEGNITVTREVQSGNTFAQSKRGVLMYGRLAFDNQGNVKVFYETYRLDANTGAPVRIINTSGVPVADPTDGFEATGANGYPLLIADFLGIDLVDNRPAGSEQDQGANAKALQQIELNFGYYYKDSWRSESVRTTQYATSNSTIFYDQNGFGPGSLESLSVDTDGVITGHYSNGRVIPLWMVALANFNAPERLDKVGGNLFRETTGSGPPITGKPRTNGLGSIAPNSLEQSNVDLGEQFVKMIIFQRGFQADARIITVTDTMLDELINLKR
- a CDS encoding DVU0298 family protein, with the translated sequence MSRVRELKREVWGLLERAPDLPVLYRELERFPPRKLVSPLIGAFCHRDERVRWLAIAGLGPTVARIAREDLESARVVIRRLMWMLNEESGGMAWGAPEAMAECLFWHRGLAEEYAHILVSYLRPDGNMLEYPPAQRGVAWGIGRLAQKKREELLALEAHGYLFPLLDSPDERVRVFSAWAFSFLAPFDGAERVLAGLKHAEAPPVRIVFFDGENLREVELGVLLRDSLERLRRASPPARR
- a CDS encoding flagellar hook protein FlgE, giving the protein MSLFGSIYLGTSGVKTQSTGLRVVADDLSNLNTTAFKGSRALFEDLFTRAVGEVLPRDRGLGSLVKDIQIDFSSGSLDTTDIPTDLAINGRGFFVVSDGNQVFYTRDGQFTLEDTGQGTLRMITPLGLSLLGAAPDATNPGLTTLSPIEIPQSIPGKATETLTLEMNLDARKERETTSRSLLEAWDATRAGEPISPQDYEFVTSVEVYDPTGVSHLLNLYFDTTDQNNQYEVLVALADPAEDQRGTGRYQGALLWGTLNFGASGEITSAEFYDVDPAGGRSATPQDLTTLGRPRFTLNLTGAPQTVTLDLGFYYQGTDLVRTPHSVHLYGAPFAVYYQNQDGYPPGVFDRVEIDGEGLVRAHYTNQQTQEVARIFLADFTGLEDSLTRAGGNLFRARSEATPRIFSPGRMAPGGLRSGALEGSNVDLAEEMIRLITLQRAFQSNARVITTADQMLEDFLRAR